From Mya arenaria isolate MELC-2E11 chromosome 12, ASM2691426v1, the proteins below share one genomic window:
- the LOC128210572 gene encoding uncharacterized protein LOC128210572, giving the protein MLTQVEDTTGGSGRRARAASFLPSTVSMQSLKNASIMICTDALNIQLAKQVELEDHQLRAVFEGKGGSYVKEYMAATETEARQNFPNMINMTAPVPVPGAHDTFDISENIEATQTIMDDIRKLTEYLKNLTSNASPINTSSTAAHTDGHNSHDNNVDSASTADHPLTSDANAPSTARPITTSNSHTVTHGTYPTDSKRKLTTTPSYTRGNTGKTTSSIPPVASSDSKPASTTAKPIVTSMSATTLDPAVAQGLNELSQYVMGNLFNRSIDMDEAWRAANTTLHPRELLSLAAGGRVKRNADGSSTTEGQCESRGTMEDGKYMRLCSLCSATTYLGEDFFPRYINEAVCKNGESSCFEVGATAHGQCQQTMFSLNMMRRQKETCQMILHNGEVFIFDDWQLTPTKIRVACECTINKLSLFSGYVNPHPVVG; this is encoded by the exons aCACGACGGGTGGAAGCGGACGTCGAGCGCGGGCAGCATCATTCCTGCCATCAACCGTTTCAATGCAATCCCTGAAGAACGCCTCCATCATGATCTGCACAGACGCCCTAAATATACAATTGGCCAA GCAGGTGGAACTAGAGGACCACCAGTTGCGGGCGGTGTTCGAGGGTAAAGGAGGTAGCTACGTGAAGGAGTACATGGCCGCCACGGAGACAGAGGCGCGCCAAAACTTCCCTAACATGATCAATATGACAGCACCAGTACCG GTACCCGGCGCACACGACACATTTGACATCTCTGAAAACATTGAGGCCACACAGACGATAATGGACGATATCCGGAAGTTGACGGAATACCTGAAGAATTTGACGTCGAACGCGTCTCCGATTAACACATCTTCCACCGCTGCTCATACAGACGGACATAACTCGCATGACAACAACGTGGATTCCGCGTCCACTGCAGATCATCCGTTGACCAGTGACGCCAACGCACCATCCACAGCTAGGCCAATAACAACGTCTAACAGTCATACGGTAACGCACGGAACGTATCCGACGGACTCTAAACGTAAGCTTACAACAACGCCTTCATACACCAGAGGTAACACAGGAAAAACTACCTCGAGTATACCCCCTGTGGCTAGCAGTGATAGCAAACCTGCAAGTACTACCGCAAAACCAATAGTGACGTCGATGTCCGCTACAACTCTTGATCCTGCTGTTGCGCAGGGACTTAACGAACTAAGTCAATATGTAATG GGCAATCTGTTCAACCGTAGTATTGACATGGACGAGGCATGGCGGGCGGCAAACACCACCCTCCACCCACGGGAACTGCTCTCCCTCGCCGCGGGGGGACGAGTCAAGAGAAACGCCGACG GCTCATCCACGACGGAAGGGCAATGTGAGTCGCGGGGCACAATGGAGGACGGAAAATACATGCGTCTGTGTTCACTTTGTTCCGCTACCACATATCTGGGCGAAGACTTCTTCCCCAGATACATAAATGAGGCGGTGTGCAAGAATGGCGAGAGCAGTTGCTTCGAGGTTGGAGCAACAG CTCACGGTCAATGTCAACAAACCATGTTCTCGTTGAACATGATGAGGCGACAGAAGGAGACGTGTCAGATGATTTTGCATAATGGTGAGGTATTCATCTTCGACGACTGGCAGCTCACACCGACCAAGATCCGGGTTGCCTGTGAATGCACAATAAACAAACTCTCCCTCTTCAGTGGCTACGTTAACCCTCATCCTGTGGTGGGCTGA